A region from the Metarhizium brunneum chromosome 7, complete sequence genome encodes:
- the malA gene encoding NADP-dependent malic enzyme, with product MPVPSPQGSESSDVSTPRSSSPSSSIGSGRSSRTSVSNKRMSISGRRLTLFNPMSTVDVSAIEEAMKMATLDQHRGYVKDTYGEVQQERNTEYLAKSQAAGYQIIREPLWNKGLSFTPEERATQNLTGLLPHAMESLQTQCARAMKMIQTRQTSIDKYLYLSNLKDQNIDLFYRLLMDNVRELMPLVYTPTIGDVCLQYSSIYTRPEALYISIKQRKSIRTMLRNWPCTDPEICVVTDGSRILGLGDLGMNGVGISIGKLALYTAAAGIHPAKTLPIVLDCGTNNETNLKDPLYLGLRQKRPSFEVQQQFMDEFMEAVKEVYPNMVVQFEDFESEKAFNYLDRYRNTHRAFNDDIQGTGAVVLGGYIGACNLSGVPIEEQRLVFMGAGSAGVGVAKQLVEYYTRRGFSEAEARDKFFLVDTKGLVTKDRGDNLAEHKKYFARIDNNGHQFRTLEEVIEYVKPSALIGLAATFGIFTESVVRALKASVDAGGLGRRPILFPLSNPLTKAECTFEQAVQWTDGSVIFASGSPFQSFTVKVGGEIGEVTYHPNQGNNVYVFPGLGLGAILAKASRITDNMVYTSADALAGSLNSEEIHKGLIYPRIERVREASVIVAREVMKAARRDGVSELPEAYWHEWEEWGDVALTAYIKQRIYNPSCFSEARGRL from the exons ATGCCAGTGCCGTCGCCTCAAGGCTCTGAAAGCTCAGACGTCTCTACGCctcgctcctcctctccctcatCGTCGATTGGCTCTGGCCGCTCTTCTCGTACATCTGTATCTAATAAGCGAATGTCCATTTCTGGTCGCAGACTCACCCTCTTCAATCCCATGTCAACTGTCGACGTCTCTGCTATTGAAGAAGCAATGAAGATGGCAACTCTTGACCAGCACCGTGGCTATGTCAAGGACACATATGGCGAAGTCCAGCAAGAACGGAACACGGAATACTTGGCCAAGTCGCAGGCTGCCGGATATCAAATCATCCGTGAGCCTCTCTGGAATAAGG GTCTTTCATTTACCCCCGAGGAGCGTGCTACCCAAAACCTCACCGGTCTCCTGCCACATGCCATGGAGTCCCTGCAGACTCAGTGCGCCAGagcgatgaagatgatccAGACTCGCCAGACAAGCATCGACAAGTATCTGTACCTTTCAAATCTGAAGGACCAGAACATTGACTTGTTCTACCGCCTTTTGATGGACAATGTCCGCGAACTCATGCCGTTGGTCTACACACCTACCATAGGCGACGTCTGCCTGCAGTACTCGAGCATCTACACTCGCCCCGAGGCCCTGTATATTTCAATCAAGCAGCGCAAATCTATTCGAACCATGCTGAGGAATTGGCCCTGCACTGATCCTGAGATTTGCGTCGTCACTGATGGGTCTCGTATCTTGGGCCTTGGAGACCTGGGTATGAATGGTGTGGGGATTTCC ATTGGCAAGCTAGCCTTGTACACGGCTGCCGCAGGCATTCACCCTGCCAAGACTTTGCCCATTGTCTTGGACTGCGGTACCAACAACGAAACCAACTTGAAGGACCCCCTGTACCTGGGTCTCAGACAGAAGCGCCCCTCGTTCGAGGTCCAGCAACAATTCATGGATGAGTTCATGGAAGCTGTGAAGGAAGTGTACCCCAACATGGTAGTCCAGTTTGAAGACTTTGAGAGTGAAAAGGCATTCAACTACCTGGACCGTTACAGAAACACACACCGAGCTTTCAATGACGATATCCAGGGGACCGGTGCCGTGGTTCTCGGCGG ATACATCGGTGCTTGCAACTTGTCTGGCGTCCCCATTGAGGAGCAGCGTCTAGTCTTCATGGGCGCTGGCTCTGCTGGCGTGGGTGTGGCCAAGCAGCTTGTTGAGTACTACACTCGTAGAGGATTCTCAGAGGCCGAAGCCCGCGACAAGTTTTTCCTTGTCGATACCAAGGGCCTAGTCACCAAGGACCGAGGTGATAACCTAGCAGAGCACAAGAAATACTTTGCTCGCATTGACAACAATGGCCACCAATTCCGTACTCTGGAAGAGGTCATTGAATATGTCAAGCCCAGTGCCTTGATTGGTCTCGCTGCTACCTTTGGCATTTTCACCGAGTCCGTGGTCCGAGCCTTGAAGGCGTCGGTTGACGCcggtggccttggccgacGTCCTATCCTGTTCCCTCTGAGCAATCCCCTCACAAAGGCAGAATGCACGTTTGAGCAAGCCGTACAGTGGACCGATGGTTCTGTCATTTTCGCCTCCGGATCCCCATTCCAGTCGTTCACCGTCAAGGTTGGCGGTGAAATTGGGGAAGTGACATACCACCCCAACCAGGGCAACAATGTCTATGTCTTTCCCGGATTGGGTCTCGGTGCCATCCTTGCCAAGGCCTCGCGCATCACGGACAACATGGTGTACACCTCGGCTGACGCCCTGGCCGGCTCACTGAACTCTGAGGAAATCCACAAGGGCTTGATTTATCCCAGGATCGAGCGTGTCCGCGAGGCCAGCGTCATTGTTGCCCGCGAGGTCATGAAGGCTGCGCGACGAGACGGTGTCTCAGAACTTCCCGAAGCCTACTGGCATGAGTGGGAGGAGTGGGGTGATGTTGCCTTGACCGCGTACATCAAGCAGCGCATCTACAACCCTTCCTGCTTCAGCGAAGCTCGAGGTCGCCTGTGA
- the CTF1-_4 gene encoding Cutinase transcription factor 1 beta yields the protein MAESVHGASPASSHSDSGDKSNSKKRASAGDESSGPQKVTKRRAARACVSCRARKVRCDVVEGAPCGNCRWDNVECIVQESRRRKKNLVTPSAVGPGAAEAQLRAKATAAPGSTSLATPPLSLSNPDISHLHRTGSVSAFSSNSPDGATPLLPKNGDGHVPHMLYQRSGYRHDSIVSQTSSYGNGRTAQFLNSLELPDAGSQLPAFVRPLPAKIAPEDVQYLALKGALTLPNISLQNALLQCYIEYVYPYMPLIDLHHFLSIVDRRDGVNGQTSLLLYQSIMFSATAFVDMKHLREAGFSSRKAARKAFFQKTRLLYDFDYEQDRLVLVQSLMQMTYWYETPDDQKDTWHWMGVAISLAHTIGLHRNPGSTSMSTSKQRLWKRIWWSCFMRDRLIALGMRRPTRIKDEDFDVPMLVESDFDIQPLAEGVSVVPPECTLVRDVSMQRELAAMCISKAKLCLCISHMLKTQYSVLIRDKMKPENTTNSTMMLFPNKQMDNVDSVNTVDLELSAWAASLPDVCQYRPLNPLDVRDGRSTIAVQRTLLHMVYHTTISALHRPQFLPSSPTQAPTTSRQVQEMSRLRVRDAASQITRMATELQHLRLEKFLPTTGVTVILPAMIIHLLEMKSPSSQARDRATRGFRQCMRVMEKLREIYAAADYATGFLDAALRKAAIDINTNVGHQTLSAMKADLPAEFNAQTTPPPDNLPYMTASESLFTEKPRPPLRTMPMPPPATINVAALELSTNSPPQTDFDSAQLTPSASGQSETQLVDLDTMDLDFMQGHDEFDWNAVAGTDFDVDQWLQFPDAGSNPNPNPSAIGGDDLAAGLFDNANTAKLMEETLDLSALDNEGDTNMGVEAVQLEASVL from the exons ATGGCGGAATCCGTCCACGGcgcctcgccggcctcgtcgcacTCAGACTCGGGCGACAAGAGCAACAGCAAAAAGAGAGCCTCGGCGGGCGACGAGTCCAGCGGCCCTCAAAAGGTCACCAAGCGCAGGGCCGCCCGGGCTTGCGTGTCGTGTCGAGCGCGCAAGGTGCGCTGCGACGTGGTCGAGGGAGCGCCCTGTGGCAATTGCCGCTGGGACAATGTCGAG TGCATCGTGCAGGAGAGCCGTCGGCGAAA AAAGAACCTCGTCACCCCCAGCGCCGTGGGACCGGGCGCAGCCGAGGCACAGCTGCGCGCCaaagccaccgccgccccGGGCTCGACGTCCctggccacgccgccgcTGTCCCTGAGCAACCCTGACATTTCGCACCTACACCGGACCGGCAGCGTGTCTGCCTTTTCGTCAAACAGCCCCGACGGAGCGACGCCCTTGTTGCCCAAGAACGGTGACGGCCACGTGCCGCATATGCTCT ATCAACGATCCGGATATCGCCATGACAGCATCGTCAGCCAG ACTTCCTCCTATGGAAACGGCCGCACGGCGCAGTTCCTCAACTCGCTCGAACTCCCCGATGCCGGATCCCAGCTTCCCGCGTTTGTGAGGCCGCTGCCTGCCAAGATCGCCCCCGAGGATGTGCAGTATCTCGCACTCAAGGGCGCCCTGACGCTGCCCAACATTTCGCTGCAGAATGCGCTGCTGCAATGCTACATCGAGTACGTCTATCCGTACATGCCGCTGATCGACTTGCACCACTTCTTGAGCATTGTCGATCGCAGGGATGGCGTCAACGGCCAGACGAGCTTGTTGCTCTACCAGAGTATTATGTTTTCGGCGACGGCCTTTGTGGATATGAAGCATTTGAGGGAGGCTGGCTTTTCGTCAAGAAAGGCTGCTAGAAAGGCGTTTTTCCAGAAGACGAgg CTCCTGTATGACTTTGACTATGAACAAGACCGCCTCGTGCTCGTCCAGTCTCTCATGCAAATGACCTACTGGTACGAGACCCCCGACGACCAAAAAGACACCTGGCACTGGATGGGCGTTGCCATTTCCCTCGCCCACACCATCGGCCTGCACCGCAACCCTGGGTcaacgtccatgtccacgtCCAAGCAGCGTCTGTGGAAACGCATATGGTGGTCGTGCTTCATGCGAGATCGTCTCATTGCCCTCGGCATGCGCCGTCCGACCCgcatcaaggacgaggacTTTGACGTCCCCATGCTCGTGGAGAGCGATTTCGATATCCAGCCCCTCGCCGAGGGCGTCAGTGTTGTCCCCCCCGAATGCACGCTCGTGCGAGACGTCAGTATGCAGCGCGAACTGGCCGCCATGTGCATCTCCAAGGCGAAGCTGTGTCTCTGCATCAGCCACATGCTCAAGACGCAGTACTCGGTGCTCATCCGTGACAAGATGAAGCCCGAGAACACGACAAACAGCACCATGATGCTGTTCCCCAACAAGCAGATGGACAACGTGGACAGCGTCAACACCGTCGACCTCGAACTCAGCGCCTGGGCTGCTTCCCTCCCGGATGTCTGCCAGTACCGACCCCTAAACCCCCTCGACGTCAGGGACGGCAGGTCGACCATTGCCGTCCAACGAACGCTGCTTCACATGGTCTACCACACCACCATCTCGGCCCTCCACCGTCCCCAATTCCTGCCCTCGTCGCCGACCCAAGCGCCCACTACATCTCGCCAGGTCCAGGAAATGTCCCGTCTGCGCGTCCGCGACGCCGCCTCCCAAATCACCCGCATGGCCACCGAGCTGCAGCACCTCCGTCTGGAGAAGTTCCTACCCACGACGGGCGTCACCGTCATCCTCCCCGCCATGATCATCCACCTCCTCGAGATGAAATCGCCCTCCTCGCAGGCCCGGGACCGCGCCACCCGAGGCTTCCGCCAGTGCATGCGCGTCATGGAGAAGCTGCGCGAGAtctacgccgccgccgactaCGCAACGggcttcctcgacgccgccctccgcaaggccgccatcgacatcaacaccaacgTCGGCCACCAGACCCTCTCTGCCATGAAGGCGGACCTGCCCGCCGAGTTCAACGCTCAGACCACGCCGCCCCCGGACAACCTGCCGTACATGACGGCCTCGGAGTCCCTCTTCACCGAGAAGCCCAGGCCGCCCCTCAGGACCATGCctatgccgccgccggccaccATCAACGTCGCGGCCCTCGAGCTCTCAACCAACTCCCCGCCCCAGACGGACTTTGACTCGGCGCAGCTCACGCCCAGCGCAAGCGGCCAGTCGGAGACGCAGCTCGTCGACCTCGACACGATGGACCTCGACTTCATGCAGGGCCACGACGAATTCGACTGgaacgccgtcgccggcacCGACTTTGATGTCGACCAGTGGCTGCAGTTCCCCGACGCCGGCTCCAACCCCAATCCCAATCCCAGCGCCATCGGGGGCGACGACCTGGCCGCGGGATTGTTTGACAATGCCAACACGGCAAAGTTGATGGAGGAGACGCTAGATCTATCGGCGTTGGACAATGAAGGGGACACGAAcatgggcgtcgaggccgtgcAGCTGGAGGCTAGTGTTTTGTAA
- the BGBP_1 gene encoding Beta-1,3-glucan-binding protein, which yields MSNVDNMSETPPDEGPSAAPRRAVKVVINSDFAATSSALDVPARPSSVIPRDFSSLDIASRRRFKSYRLRGEFEKPWLADPAMNKTKWNNWIVRGFILLGLILAGVACVFLVWPYKDGPYCLVYEDHFTSLNKDIWSHEVQLDGFGTGSFDWTTSDAKNSYVDAEGLHIVPTLTNESTPITNNDLFANYTLDLTKDGSCTSTANTSCITTSDPKKGAMIPPIRSARLSTKGKKSIRYGRVEVVAKLPRGDWIWPAIWMMPEASTYGEWPRSGEIDIMESRGNSRAYTEGGRNYYYGTLHWGPTAEKDSYWRTTNAKMLRRGDFSRGFHTFGVQWTPGYIYFYVDSRAHQILFVGFDRARPLYDLGRFASMAENQTLLANPVAVGSKNGWFLDHVGDKPWIDGAKNAQWTFWDAAAKWLPTWGEGTERGMTVRSVKMWQAGQCGSPSEL from the exons ATGAGCAACGTGGACAACATGTCTGAAACGCCACCAGACGAGGGACCGTCCGCGGCACCCCGCAGGGCAGTCAAGGTTGTCATCAACAGTGACTTCGCAGCAACCTCGTCGGCACTCGACGTCCCAGCCAGACCATCCTCCGTGATTCCCCGCGACTTCTCATCGCTGGACATTGCGTCCAGGCGAAGATTCAAGAGCTACCGTCTGCGCGGCGAGTTCGAGAAGCCATGGCTCGCAGATCCGGCCATGAACAAGACAAAATGGAACAACTGGATCGTGAGAggcttcatcctcctcggcctcatcctcgccggcgtAGCGTGCGTCTTCTTAGTCTGGCCGTACAAAGACGGGCCT TATTGCCTCGTCTACGAAGACCACTTCACCTCCCTGAACAAGGATATCTGGTCGCACGAGGTGcagctcgacggcttcgGCACAGGCAGCTTCGACTGGACCACCAGCGACGCAAAGAACTCGTACGTCGACGCCGAAGGCCTGCACATTGTTCCCACCCTCACCAACGAGTCCAcgcccatcaccaacaacGACCTCTTCGCCAACTACACCCTGGACCTGACCAAGGACGGCAGCTgcaccagcaccgccaaCACCTCCTGCATCACCACCTCGGACCCCAAAAAGGGCGCCATGATCCCCCCCATCCGCTCCGCCCGCCTCTCGacaaagggcaagaagagcatCCGCTACGGCAGAGTGGAAGTTGTCGCCAAACTCCCCAGGGGCGACTGGATCTGGCCCGCCATCT GGATGATGCCCGAGGCCTCCACCTACGGCGAATGGCCTCGCAGCGGCGAGATCGACATCATGGAATCGAGAGGCAACTCGCGCGCCTACACCGAAGGCGGCCGCAACTACTACTACGGCACCCTCCACTGGG GTCCCACGGCCGAAAAGGACAGCTACTGGCGCACCACCAACGCAAAGATGCTCCGCCGCGGCGACTTCTCGCGCGGCTTCCACACGTTCGGCGTCCAGTGGACCCCCGGCTACATCTACTTCTACGTCGACAGCCGCGCCCACCAAATCCTGTTTGTCGGCTTCGACCGCGCCCGCCCGCTCTACGACCTCGGCCGCttcgccagcatggccgagAACCAGACGCTGCTGGCGAACCC CGTGGCCGTCGGCTCCAAGAACGGCTGGTTCCT GGACCACGTTGGCGACAAGCCCTGGATCGACGGTGCCAAAAACGCCCAGTGGACCTTTTgggatgccgccgccaagtgGCTGCCGACCTGGGGCGAGGGCACCGAGCGCGGCATGACGGTGAGATCCGTCAAGATGTGGCAGGCCGGGCAGTGTGGCTCGCCGAGCGAGCTTTAG